The Euphorbia lathyris chromosome 2, ddEupLath1.1, whole genome shotgun sequence genome includes a window with the following:
- the LOC136217533 gene encoding cell wall / vacuolar inhibitor of fructosidase 1-like, with translation MGSNQTCVTLFLLLILSRNLAQTDANIVDQTCKQTPHYHLCLKFLNSDPRSSTADVTGLALILVDLLKNETTKSVQFVKQLRGKRPDLEKPLKSCDSDYDAILTADVPEAIQALELGNPRFAEDGMNDVDIEATSCENEFGIEKSPLFDSNKLLTDISHVDSSIIRQLL, from the coding sequence atggGTTCAAATCAAACTTGTGTAACTCTATTCTTGCTCCTAATCCTTAGCAGAAACTTAGCACAAACTGATGCTAATATAGTTGATCAGACATGCAAGCAAACACCACACTATCATCTATGTCTGAAATTTCTCAACTCCGATCCCAGAAGTTCGACGGCCGATGTAACAGGCCTGGCATTGATACTGGTGGATTTGTTGAAGAACGAAACGACCAAATCTGTTCAGTTTGTGAAGCAGTTACGAGGAAAGAGGCCGGATTTAGAGAAACCGCTGAAGTCTTGTGATAGTGATTATGATGCAATATTGACGGCAGATGTACCGGAGGCCATTCAAGCTCTGGAATTAGGTAATCCTAGGTTTGCTGAAGATGGAATGAATGATGTTGATATTGAAGCTACTTCGTGTGAAAATGAGTTCGGAATTGAGAAATCGCCTCTTTTTGATTCTAATAAACTTCTTACTGATATTTCTCATGTTGATTCTTCTATTATTAGACAGTTGTTGTGA
- the LOC136217044 gene encoding uncharacterized protein encodes MDIDSISLSKELGCRQQPFAYLELIHDHLIENSKSILAAHEVFESNCVSAGNVLIILLPIRYEFIRIGTNIGVSVQFPKICKETSSFGNKVFRYVATFSCLTWNS; translated from the exons ATGGATATAGATTCTATTAGTTTAAGCAAAGAATTGGGATGTCGGCAACAACCATTTG CGTATTTGGAGTTGATCCATGACCACTTGATCGAGAACTCGAAGTCGATATTGGCAGCTCATGAAGTTTTTGAATCAAA TTGTGTTTCTGCAGGAAACGTTCTGATTATCTTGCTTCCGATAAG GTATGAATTCATCAGGATTGGAACAAATATTGGGGTCTCTGTGCAATTTCCAAAAATTTGTAAAGAGACGAGTTCCTTTGGGAATAAAGTATTCAGATATGTAGCAACCTTCAGCTGCCTGACGTGGAACTCCTAA